Proteins encoded within one genomic window of Aurantiacibacter spongiae:
- a CDS encoding carbamoyltransferase family protein, with protein MRILGISAFYHDSAAALVEDGNIVAAGQEERFSRRKHDPRFPRAAIEYCLAEAGFTIADVDHVVFYEKPFLKFERLLESYFATAPRGFASFRLAIPLWIKEKLFQKKMLREEIEELPDGRRWNGSLLFTEHHQSHAASAFFPSPYESAAILTMDGVGEWCTTSLGHGVGNRLELLKELHFPHSLGLLYSAFTFYTGFRVNSGEYKVMGLAPYGTPRYVQTILDNLIHVNEDGTFHMDQRYFNYITGLTMTSPAFDALFGGPPRKPEDQLTQREMDLAASIQAVTEMIVLRLAKSIRTETGERNLCLAGGVALNCVANGKLLREGIFDSIWIQPAAGDAGGALGAALSAWHQYHDQPRSVRQDRRDTMAGSYLGPTYSQPEIERRLREAGATFEVHDDADTIERTADALTEGKAVGWMQGRMEFGPRALGGRSILGDPRSPTMQKTLNLKVKYRESFRPFAPSVKRESVADWFDHDGDSPYMLIVGDVAKDRQRTMTDEEQELFGIDKLNVARSEIPAITHVDYSARIQTVHRETNPRYWDLLTAFEKRTNCPVLINTSFNVRGEPIVCTPEDAFRCFMGTGLDHLAVGNCVMTKERQDPALARDYKTEFALD; from the coding sequence ATGCGCATCCTCGGCATATCGGCCTTCTACCACGACAGCGCGGCAGCACTGGTCGAGGATGGCAACATCGTCGCCGCCGGGCAGGAGGAACGCTTCAGCCGGCGCAAGCACGATCCGCGCTTTCCGCGCGCCGCGATCGAGTACTGCCTCGCCGAAGCGGGCTTCACGATCGCGGACGTCGACCATGTCGTCTTCTACGAAAAGCCGTTCCTGAAGTTCGAGCGGCTGCTGGAATCCTACTTCGCCACCGCGCCGCGCGGCTTCGCGTCCTTCCGCCTCGCGATACCGTTGTGGATCAAGGAAAAGCTGTTCCAGAAGAAGATGCTGCGCGAGGAGATCGAGGAGCTGCCGGATGGCAGGCGATGGAACGGATCGCTGCTGTTTACCGAGCATCACCAGTCGCACGCGGCCAGCGCCTTCTTCCCCTCTCCCTATGAAAGCGCCGCCATCCTGACGATGGACGGGGTGGGCGAATGGTGCACCACTTCGCTTGGCCACGGTGTCGGGAACCGGCTCGAACTGCTCAAGGAACTGCACTTCCCGCACTCGCTCGGGCTGCTCTATTCGGCGTTCACCTTTTATACCGGGTTTCGTGTCAACTCGGGCGAATACAAGGTCATGGGCCTCGCGCCTTACGGCACACCGCGCTACGTCCAAACCATTCTCGACAACCTGATCCATGTGAACGAGGACGGCACGTTCCACATGGACCAGCGCTATTTCAACTACATCACCGGGCTGACGATGACCTCGCCCGCATTCGACGCACTTTTCGGCGGCCCGCCGCGCAAGCCCGAAGACCAGCTCACCCAGCGCGAGATGGATCTCGCCGCCTCGATTCAGGCGGTGACCGAGATGATCGTGCTGCGCCTCGCGAAATCGATCCGGACCGAGACGGGAGAGCGCAATCTATGCCTGGCGGGCGGCGTCGCCCTCAACTGCGTCGCGAACGGCAAGTTGCTGCGCGAGGGCATTTTCGATTCGATCTGGATCCAGCCCGCCGCCGGTGACGCCGGGGGGGCGCTGGGCGCGGCGCTGTCCGCCTGGCACCAGTATCACGATCAGCCGCGCAGCGTGCGGCAGGACCGACGCGACACGATGGCAGGCTCCTATCTCGGACCGACTTACAGCCAGCCCGAGATCGAGCGCCGGTTGCGCGAGGCCGGGGCAACCTTCGAGGTGCACGACGACGCCGATACCATAGAGCGCACCGCCGACGCGCTGACCGAAGGCAAGGCGGTCGGCTGGATGCAGGGGCGCATGGAGTTCGGCCCGCGCGCGCTGGGCGGACGTTCCATCCTTGGCGATCCCCGCTCGCCGACCATGCAGAAGACGCTGAACCTCAAAGTCAAGTATCGCGAGAGCTTCCGCCCGTTCGCGCCTTCGGTGAAGCGCGAAAGCGTGGCGGACTGGTTCGATCACGACGGCGACAGCCCGTACATGCTGATCGTGGGCGACGTGGCGAAGGATCGCCAGCGTACCATGACCGACGAGGAGCAGGAGCTGTTCGGGATCGACAAGCTCAATGTCGCGCGTTCGGAAATACCGGCGATCACCCACGTCGATTATTCCGCGCGTATCCAGACCGTGCACCGCGAGACCAATCCGCGTTACTGGGATCTTCTGACCGCGTTCGAGAAGCGTACCAACTGCCCGGTGCTCATCAACACAAGCTTCAACGTGCGCGGGGAACCGATCGTGTGCACGCCCGAAGACGCCTTCCGCTGCTTCATGGGCACCGGGCTCGATCACCTGGCGGTCGGCAATTGCGTCATGACGAAGGAGCGGCAGGATCCGGCGCTGGCGCGCGACTACAAGACCGAATTCGCGCTCGACTGA
- a CDS encoding DUF5989 family protein: MELTRELWAFLRARKKLWMAPILAIMFGFGLLIVLTHGTAVAPFIYTIF; the protein is encoded by the coding sequence ATGGAACTGACAAGGGAACTATGGGCCTTCCTGCGCGCCCGCAAGAAGCTGTGGATGGCACCGATCCTGGCGATCATGTTCGGGTTCGGCCTGCTGATCGTGCTGACGCACGGCACCGCAGTCGCGCCGTTCATCTACACGATCTTCTGA
- a CDS encoding chemotaxis protein CheB, with amino-acid sequence MTDFTHPIVAVGASAGGIEALKSFVSQIPADICASFVILQHLAPDHESQLTGILSRAAPLPVQEAEQDAKVEPGHIYVLTPGEYITLVDTGLFVEHPSEPRGKRMPIDHFMRSLAETAGAQSVGVVLSGTGSDGTLGLRAIKGAGGVSLTQSPETALYDGMPRSAIDAGAVDEVGDIGQLCATIAELARRMAEPRENAGFNRNDLSGVVSLLKTRTGHDFSAYKAGTLARRVRRRMNLLRFDGLNDYLQHLRDDGDELKRLFDDLLINVTSFFRDREVWPAVVDQAIKPLARRASEDGDPVRIWVPACSTGEEAFTLAMLMEEQCAATSEACNWQIFATDLDDEAIAHGREGVYAESISNDVSQERLSRFFDRENHGWRVKKALRERVVFAQQNILSDPPFSKLDFVSCRNLLIYLETGVQDELLETFHFALREGGFLLLGTSETTGAHKREFASVDNKAHLYTRLPGRASARLSAQGERHRGDGKIIQMPASRSRRDRRFELAEQVRRSLLQRYAPAAIAVHSDGEIAYFHGPVRRFLDHPEGEPSTSIYDLLPAPLRSRVREALTKVKSGNRPSHRSAKVRFPDRDTTVCVECEPVRDGDQTLYLVTFIEQEDKDERDAGRDAERTGGEGDYATQLENELAIVREDLQTTVEELETSNEELKASNEEAVAANEELQSANEELETSREELQSLNEELITVNNQLEEKIVEVERSKDDLRNLFTSTRLPVLFLDPDLVINGFTPAMNQLVELREGDIGRRVTDLAFKVADDDLLADVQSTLGDLSPSERQVQAEDGGVYVRRVQPYRTADQRIRGVVVTYGDITEQAEAARLLARRERQQRIIAELSQTALAARELPHFLDEMCALLRVAMDCDYAKVLELDEDADRLVLAAGAGWKTGLVGSASVETGVKSQGGYTLKVEHAVLVTDFDGERRFDPPPLLTDHSVQSGISCLIEVGGKPWGVLGLHDRNARKFTEEDLSILKSAANVAAATIMQIAREAHLARESLLLSLAIKTAEMGAWRYDPEHELVVWDEQLRDMMGRGFTRRKPSRDEFFDMIVEDDRQRIRDAFDDTVRQGTPFNAEFRLRRGDGRTIWMTARGERLVEDGKTTVLGLNADITEAKLAEEQNRFIMRELDHRVKNVLAIIRSIAKITGKNAPTFEEFIKGFERRLHAMARTHSLLADARWQGARLRTLVEDELAHSRSGGNVVIEGEEVAVSPAAAQALSMAFHELTTNALKYGALSVPDGTLTVEWSRRTAENGKDMLDLSWTETGGPDVEAPVSEGFGSTVIERILGAQLQATAKIDYRRSGLVVTCSFPMERLTTAPKAAAAPVAAVPPEADLAPIADARVLVLDDEWLVAEQHARALIAAGAHVVGPYHSLEEARTALNEEAVDLAMLDFNIDGRAVTELYPDLDRLGIPCLIVSGYGSDLDIEEDAQAREFLAKPASPAAMLGRVAGMLRAAGTGDDKETAGDGDENHDRDDAEASVNREASPSRSS; translated from the coding sequence ATGACAGACTTCACGCATCCGATCGTCGCGGTAGGGGCGTCCGCCGGTGGGATCGAGGCGCTCAAGAGCTTCGTTTCGCAAATCCCCGCCGACATTTGCGCCAGTTTCGTCATCCTCCAGCACCTCGCCCCCGATCACGAGAGCCAGCTGACCGGCATCCTGTCCCGCGCCGCGCCGCTTCCTGTACAAGAGGCCGAGCAGGATGCGAAGGTCGAGCCGGGCCATATCTACGTGCTCACCCCCGGCGAATACATAACGCTCGTCGATACCGGCCTGTTCGTCGAACATCCCAGCGAGCCGCGCGGAAAACGGATGCCGATCGACCATTTTATGCGATCGCTGGCGGAAACCGCGGGGGCGCAGTCGGTCGGGGTGGTGCTGTCGGGAACCGGCTCGGACGGAACACTGGGGCTGCGCGCCATCAAGGGCGCGGGCGGCGTGTCGCTGACCCAGTCGCCGGAAACCGCGCTCTATGACGGAATGCCGCGCTCCGCCATTGATGCCGGCGCGGTGGACGAGGTAGGCGACATCGGCCAGCTTTGCGCGACCATCGCGGAACTGGCCCGGCGGATGGCCGAACCGCGCGAGAATGCCGGCTTCAACCGCAACGACCTGTCGGGCGTCGTCTCCCTGCTGAAAACGCGCACGGGGCATGATTTTTCTGCCTACAAGGCCGGCACCCTCGCCCGGCGCGTGCGCCGCCGCATGAATTTGCTGCGCTTCGACGGGCTGAACGACTATCTTCAGCATCTGCGCGACGATGGTGACGAACTGAAGCGCCTGTTCGACGACCTGCTCATCAACGTGACGAGTTTCTTCCGCGATAGAGAGGTCTGGCCGGCGGTGGTCGACCAGGCGATCAAGCCCCTGGCGCGGCGCGCTTCGGAAGACGGCGATCCGGTGCGCATCTGGGTTCCGGCCTGCTCCACCGGAGAAGAGGCCTTCACCCTCGCCATGCTGATGGAGGAACAGTGCGCGGCGACGAGCGAGGCCTGCAACTGGCAGATCTTCGCCACCGATCTCGACGACGAGGCCATCGCCCACGGGCGCGAGGGCGTTTATGCCGAGAGCATCAGCAACGACGTGTCGCAGGAGCGGCTGAGCCGCTTCTTTGACCGGGAAAACCACGGCTGGCGGGTAAAGAAGGCGTTGCGCGAGCGGGTCGTCTTCGCCCAGCAGAACATCCTGTCCGACCCGCCTTTCTCCAAGCTCGACTTCGTCAGCTGTCGCAACCTGCTCATCTATCTCGAGACCGGGGTGCAGGACGAATTGCTCGAAACCTTCCATTTCGCTCTGCGCGAGGGCGGTTTCCTGTTGCTGGGCACGTCGGAGACGACGGGAGCGCACAAGCGCGAATTCGCCTCGGTCGACAACAAGGCGCATCTCTACACACGCCTTCCGGGCCGTGCGTCGGCGCGGCTGTCGGCGCAGGGGGAGCGGCATCGCGGCGACGGAAAGATCATTCAGATGCCGGCGTCCCGGTCGCGGCGCGACAGGCGATTCGAACTGGCTGAGCAGGTGCGTCGCTCGCTCCTGCAACGCTACGCGCCCGCGGCCATCGCGGTCCACAGCGACGGGGAAATCGCCTATTTCCACGGTCCGGTACGCCGGTTCCTCGACCACCCGGAGGGCGAACCGAGCACGTCGATCTACGATCTGCTGCCAGCCCCCTTGCGATCCCGCGTGCGAGAGGCGCTGACCAAGGTGAAATCGGGCAACCGGCCTTCGCACCGCAGCGCCAAGGTCCGTTTTCCGGATCGCGACACTACGGTCTGCGTCGAGTGCGAGCCGGTGCGTGACGGCGATCAGACGCTCTATCTAGTGACCTTCATCGAGCAGGAAGACAAGGACGAGCGCGACGCCGGAAGGGACGCAGAGCGGACCGGCGGCGAGGGCGACTACGCCACGCAACTGGAAAACGAACTCGCCATCGTGCGGGAGGATTTGCAGACGACCGTGGAGGAGCTGGAAACCTCCAACGAGGAACTGAAGGCCAGCAACGAGGAAGCCGTCGCCGCGAACGAGGAACTGCAGTCCGCCAACGAGGAGCTGGAAACCAGCCGCGAGGAACTGCAGTCGCTCAACGAGGAACTGATCACCGTCAACAACCAGCTGGAAGAAAAGATCGTCGAGGTCGAACGCTCGAAGGACGATCTGCGAAACCTGTTCACCAGCACGCGCCTACCGGTGCTGTTTCTCGATCCCGATCTCGTCATCAACGGGTTCACCCCGGCGATGAACCAGCTCGTGGAGTTGCGCGAAGGCGATATCGGCCGGCGGGTGACGGACCTCGCCTTCAAGGTTGCGGACGACGACCTGCTCGCCGACGTGCAATCCACTCTGGGCGACCTGTCGCCCTCGGAACGGCAGGTGCAGGCGGAAGATGGCGGCGTCTATGTCCGCCGCGTCCAGCCCTATCGCACCGCCGACCAGCGCATCAGGGGTGTCGTGGTCACCTATGGCGACATCACCGAGCAGGCCGAGGCCGCGCGCCTTCTCGCCCGGCGCGAGCGGCAGCAGCGGATCATCGCCGAACTGAGCCAGACCGCGCTCGCCGCGCGCGAACTGCCGCACTTTCTCGATGAAATGTGTGCCCTGCTGCGCGTGGCGATGGACTGCGACTATGCCAAGGTGCTGGAGCTGGACGAGGACGCGGACCGTCTCGTCCTGGCTGCGGGCGCGGGCTGGAAGACCGGCCTCGTCGGATCGGCCAGCGTCGAAACCGGGGTGAAGAGCCAGGGCGGCTACACGCTCAAGGTCGAACATGCCGTGCTGGTAACGGATTTCGACGGCGAACGCCGCTTCGACCCGCCGCCCTTGCTGACCGATCATTCGGTGCAGTCGGGCATCAGCTGCCTGATCGAGGTGGGCGGCAAGCCGTGGGGCGTGCTGGGCCTGCACGACCGCAACGCGCGCAAGTTCACCGAGGAAGACCTCAGCATCCTCAAATCCGCAGCCAATGTCGCCGCGGCCACTATCATGCAGATCGCGCGGGAAGCACATCTGGCGCGCGAGAGCCTGCTGCTGTCGCTGGCGATCAAGACCGCCGAGATGGGCGCCTGGCGCTACGATCCCGAACACGAGTTGGTGGTCTGGGACGAGCAGCTGCGCGACATGATGGGGCGCGGGTTCACCCGCCGCAAGCCGTCGCGCGACGAGTTCTTCGATATGATCGTCGAAGACGATCGCCAGCGTATTCGCGATGCGTTCGATGACACGGTCCGGCAGGGCACGCCGTTCAACGCGGAATTCCGCCTGCGGCGCGGCGACGGCAGGACCATCTGGATGACCGCGCGGGGCGAACGCCTCGTGGAGGATGGCAAGACCACGGTACTGGGGCTGAACGCGGACATCACCGAGGCCAAGCTGGCCGAGGAGCAGAACCGCTTCATCATGCGCGAGCTCGATCACCGGGTGAAGAACGTACTCGCGATCATCAGGTCGATCGCCAAGATCACCGGCAAGAACGCGCCGACCTTCGAGGAGTTCATCAAGGGTTTCGAGCGGCGCCTGCACGCCATGGCGCGCACCCATTCCCTGCTCGCCGATGCGCGCTGGCAGGGCGCGCGGCTGCGGACGCTGGTGGAGGACGAACTGGCCCATTCGCGCTCGGGCGGCAACGTCGTCATCGAGGGCGAGGAGGTCGCCGTCTCACCCGCTGCCGCACAGGCGCTGTCGATGGCGTTTCACGAACTGACCACCAACGCCCTGAAATACGGCGCGCTGTCGGTACCAGACGGCACGCTGACGGTGGAATGGAGCAGGCGGACGGCGGAAAACGGCAAGGACATGCTCGATCTGTCCTGGACCGAGACCGGCGGACCGGATGTGGAAGCACCGGTTAGCGAGGGGTTCGGCTCGACCGTGATCGAGCGTATCCTGGGCGCGCAATTGCAGGCCACCGCCAAGATAGATTATCGCAGGTCCGGACTCGTAGTGACCTGCAGCTTTCCCATGGAACGGCTGACAACCGCACCCAAGGCCGCCGCGGCGCCGGTTGCGGCCGTGCCGCCCGAGGCCGATCTCGCCCCCATCGCCGATGCGCGTGTGCTGGTGCTGGATGACGAATGGCTGGTCGCCGAACAGCACGCCCGCGCGCTTATCGCAGCAGGCGCGCACGTTGTCGGCCCGTACCACTCGCTCGAAGAGGCGCGCACCGCGTTGAACGAGGAGGCGGTCGATCTGGCGATGCTCGATTTCAACATCGACGGACGGGCCGTGACGGAACTTTATCCGGACCTGGACCGGCTCGGCATACCCTGCCTGATCGTGTCGGGCTATGGCTCGGATCTCGACATCGAGGAGGATGCTCAAGCCCGCGAATTCCTCGCCAAACCCGCCTCTCCCGCGGCAATGCTGGGCCGCGTCGCCGGAATGCTTCGCGCCGCCGGTACGGGCGATGACAAGGAGACCGCCGGCGACGGGGACGAGAACCACGACCGGGACGACGCCGAAGCGTCCGTGAACAGGGAAGCGTCTCCCTCGCGTTCGTCATAG
- a CDS encoding Crp/Fnr family transcriptional regulator: MTELTQLFPRSTTPRADYARADLTALVTRLHAFDRRVQPSVFEAVFTGRRNFAVDTPIWSQDDVAENIAVIEEGFAYRFQIMPDGRRYVSDIYGPGAICNWSRDQDAPIRSDILFKKRTAVSLFGKDALREVFAETPGIETAILRHEHARALRASQRTRTLVVGQAPERFLHFLLDLKSEYAVAGLRYDNARSGMTQAEIADMLGITPVHLGRTIRSLLAEERVIRKTLTNHIVVRPEEESRSLAYVDHMHRPPADSARSA; encoded by the coding sequence ATGACCGAACTGACCCAGCTGTTTCCGCGATCCACCACGCCCCGGGCCGATTATGCGCGGGCCGATCTGACGGCACTCGTAACCCGCCTTCACGCGTTCGACCGGCGTGTGCAACCGTCCGTATTCGAAGCGGTCTTTACTGGCCGGCGGAATTTTGCCGTCGATACGCCGATCTGGTCGCAGGACGACGTCGCCGAAAATATCGCGGTGATCGAAGAGGGCTTCGCCTACCGCTTTCAGATCATGCCCGACGGCCGGCGCTATGTCAGCGATATCTACGGTCCGGGTGCGATCTGCAACTGGTCGCGCGATCAGGACGCGCCGATCCGCTCCGACATCCTGTTCAAGAAGCGCACGGCGGTATCGTTGTTCGGCAAGGATGCGCTGCGTGAAGTCTTCGCGGAAACGCCCGGAATCGAGACGGCGATCCTGCGGCACGAGCACGCTCGCGCGCTGCGCGCCTCGCAACGCACGCGCACGCTGGTGGTAGGCCAGGCGCCCGAACGTTTCCTGCATTTCCTGCTCGATCTGAAGAGCGAATACGCCGTGGCCGGGCTTCGCTATGACAACGCCCGGAGCGGCATGACGCAGGCCGAGATCGCCGATATGCTCGGTATCACGCCCGTCCATCTCGGCCGCACCATTCGCAGCCTGCTTGCCGAGGAGCGGGTGATCCGCAAGACGCTGACCAACCATATCGTCGTCCGTCCCGAGGAAGAGAGCAGGTCGCTCGCCTATGTCGATCACATGCATCGCCCTCCGGCGGACAGCGCAAGGTCGGCTTGA
- a CDS encoding Dps family protein: MADTGDNSKTELIEGMNALLADHMALYFKTKNFHWHVTGPRFRDLHLLFDEQAAEIQGQVDAIAERVRKNDAMTLTSIGAIARYTQVADQDDTTLPPDAMVKELRDDNRAVVARLKALKEPAEKAGDNATDGLLDEWTDMAEERVWFLNSFLK, translated from the coding sequence ATGGCCGATACCGGCGATAATTCGAAGACCGAACTGATCGAGGGAATGAACGCCCTGCTGGCCGATCACATGGCGCTCTATTTCAAGACCAAGAACTTTCACTGGCACGTCACAGGTCCGCGCTTTCGCGACCTGCACCTGCTGTTCGACGAGCAGGCAGCGGAAATCCAGGGGCAGGTCGACGCGATCGCGGAGCGCGTGCGCAAAAACGATGCGATGACGCTGACCTCGATCGGCGCCATCGCGCGCTATACGCAGGTCGCGGATCAGGACGACACGACCCTGCCGCCCGATGCGATGGTGAAGGAATTGCGCGACGACAACCGCGCCGTGGTCGCCCGCCTCAAGGCACTCAAGGAACCGGCCGAGAAGGCTGGAGACAACGCCACCGACGGCCTGCTGGACGAGTGGACGGACATGGCGGAGGAGCGCGTGTGGTTTCTCAATTCCTTCCTCAAATAG
- a CDS encoding 6-phosphogluconolactonase, producing MAEIEIIEDAADEEIADFLVRSLSGALAATDQPVAISVPGGSTPFPILELVAKAEIDWARVTVWPGDDRVVPEDHEASNAGKIRALLEPAGAEVVALTVMEQVPHFTLVWLGMGADGHIASLFPNTDPRIDDPAPVRRLTPDPLPPEAPFDRITLTMPSLLDTDLLMFVIRGGDKRATFDAAAAGESDLPVARLLGAARQKVTCFT from the coding sequence ATGGCAGAGATCGAAATCATCGAAGACGCTGCGGACGAGGAGATCGCGGATTTCCTCGTCCGTTCGCTGTCCGGCGCGCTGGCCGCGACGGATCAGCCCGTGGCCATCAGCGTACCGGGCGGGTCGACGCCGTTCCCCATACTCGAACTGGTGGCAAAGGCCGAAATCGACTGGGCGCGCGTCACCGTCTGGCCGGGAGACGACCGCGTGGTGCCCGAAGATCACGAGGCCAGCAATGCCGGGAAAATCCGCGCGCTGCTGGAACCCGCCGGGGCGGAGGTCGTGGCGCTGACCGTGATGGAGCAGGTGCCGCATTTCACGCTCGTGTGGCTCGGCATGGGGGCGGACGGGCACATTGCCTCGCTCTTTCCCAATACCGATCCACGCATCGACGATCCCGCCCCCGTCCGCCGCCTGACCCCCGACCCGTTGCCGCCCGAAGCGCCGTTCGACCGCATCACGCTGACCATGCCGAGCTTGCTCGATACCGACCTGTTGATGTTCGTCATCCGGGGCGGGGACAAGCGTGCCACGTTCGACGCTGCCGCCGCGGGGGAGAGCGACCTTCCGGTGGCGCGGCTGCTTGGCGCGGCGCGGCAGAAGGTGACATGCTTCACCTGA
- a CDS encoding NUDIX domain-containing protein yields MLHLIPARAHRALMPLAHRVRRTWLRWRRPQVEGVSVVIGDGEGRVLLVRQSYATTKWLLPAGGKRRGESAEDAIRREMREELGCELAHLSLFARHEDTLHGAPSRTFLFAAEAASEVRPDMREVIEARFFAPGELPDALERRVRPRLAMLEGERSEQR; encoded by the coding sequence ATGCTTCACCTGATCCCCGCGCGCGCCCACCGCGCGCTCATGCCGCTGGCCCACCGGGTCAGGCGGACATGGCTGCGCTGGCGCAGGCCGCAGGTCGAAGGGGTCAGCGTGGTGATCGGCGACGGGGAAGGGCGCGTGCTGCTGGTGCGCCAGTCCTACGCTACGACAAAATGGCTGCTGCCCGCCGGGGGAAAGCGGCGCGGGGAAAGCGCCGAGGATGCTATCCGCCGCGAAATGCGCGAGGAGCTGGGTTGCGAACTCGCGCATCTTTCGCTGTTCGCCCGGCACGAGGACACGCTGCACGGCGCACCGAGCCGCACCTTCCTGTTCGCCGCCGAGGCCGCGAGCGAGGTTCGGCCCGACATGCGCGAAGTGATCGAGGCGCGGTTCTTCGCCCCGGGCGAGCTGCCAGATGCGCTCGAACGCCGGGTCCGCCCGCGACTGGCGATGCTGGAGGGCGAGCGATCAGAGCAGCGATAG
- the dinB gene encoding DNA polymerase IV, producing MTPAMNERAAESDGQEEEDEAPGLRKIIHVDMDAFFASVEQRDNPDLRGKPVAVGGSSGRGVVAAASYEARAYGVRSAMPSVTARRKCPDLIFCKSRFDVYREVSEQIRAIFHHHTPHVEPLSLDEAYLDVTEDIHGIGSATRIAQEIRRAIRETTQLTASAGVSYNKFLAKLASDQNKPDGICVIRPGEGAAFVQSLPIRRFHGVGPKGAEKMARLGIETGADLAQRDLAWLHRHFGSFGDYLYRAARGVDLRPVRTNRIRKSIGGERTFGEDISAGEALRDTLDRIVDIVWERIEGKQAKGRTVTLKLKFTDFQIITRARSLGQPVTDKARFSAIAHEILADELPLPMPIRLMGLTLSNLEREGEDAPRRRDEAQLSLL from the coding sequence ATGACCCCCGCAATGAACGAGCGCGCGGCAGAATCGGACGGGCAGGAGGAGGAGGACGAGGCACCCGGCCTGCGCAAGATCATCCATGTCGACATGGACGCCTTCTTCGCCAGCGTGGAGCAGCGCGACAATCCGGACCTGCGCGGCAAGCCCGTCGCGGTGGGCGGATCGAGCGGGCGCGGCGTGGTGGCGGCGGCGAGTTACGAGGCGCGTGCCTACGGCGTGCGCTCCGCCATGCCCAGCGTCACGGCCAGACGCAAATGCCCCGACCTCATCTTCTGCAAGAGCCGCTTCGACGTCTATCGCGAGGTGAGCGAGCAGATCCGCGCGATCTTTCATCACCATACGCCGCATGTCGAGCCGCTGAGCCTGGATGAAGCCTATCTCGACGTGACCGAGGACATTCACGGGATCGGCTCTGCCACGCGCATCGCGCAGGAGATCCGCCGCGCGATCCGCGAGACGACGCAGCTGACGGCGAGCGCGGGGGTCAGCTACAACAAGTTCCTGGCCAAGCTGGCGAGCGACCAGAACAAGCCCGACGGCATCTGCGTTATCCGCCCCGGAGAGGGCGCGGCCTTCGTGCAGTCGCTGCCCATCCGTCGGTTTCACGGCGTCGGTCCCAAGGGGGCGGAGAAGATGGCGCGGCTGGGCATAGAGACAGGTGCGGACCTCGCACAGCGGGATCTCGCCTGGCTGCACCGACATTTCGGGAGTTTCGGGGACTATCTCTACCGCGCGGCGCGCGGCGTCGACCTCCGGCCGGTCCGCACCAACCGCATCCGCAAATCCATCGGCGGAGAGCGAACCTTCGGCGAGGACATTTCCGCCGGCGAGGCCTTGCGCGACACGCTCGACCGGATCGTCGACATCGTCTGGGAGCGGATCGAGGGCAAGCAGGCGAAGGGGCGCACGGTCACGCTGAAGCTGAAGTTCACCGATTTCCAGATCATCACCCGCGCCCGCTCGCTCGGCCAGCCGGTCACCGACAAGGCCCGCTTTTCCGCCATCGCGCACGAGATCCTGGCAGACGAGCTGCCGCTGCCCATGCCGATCCGCCTCATGGGGCTGACGCTCAGCAATCTGGAACGCGAAGGCGAGGATGCGCCCCGCCGGCGTGACGAGGCACAGCTATCGCTGCTCTGA